A part of Salvelinus alpinus chromosome 5, SLU_Salpinus.1, whole genome shotgun sequence genomic DNA contains:
- the gatc gene encoding glutamyl-tRNA(Gln) amidotransferase subunit C, mitochondrial — protein sequence MYVVVNYTRKLQTLAFNLGPSCYRQGVTGVSITSQDRKSKQNFSCFRWTHLITLVHQYSTRISNSKVPRVATLEPVLENQLPPPCQVPVDLVDKLERLALVDFRNQEGLACLEKAIRFADQLHVVDTDGVDPMDSVLEERALYLREDAVAEGNCAEELLQLSKNTVEEYFVAPPGNIPLPKRDERAAMLKHSEI from the exons ATGTATGTCGTAGTGAATTATACACGAAAGTTACAGACCCTAGCATTTAATCTAGGGCCTTCGTGCTACCGCCAAGGTGTCACAGGAGTTTCCATAACGTCGCAGGACCGAAAATCCAAGCAAAACTTTAGCTGCTTTCGTTGGACTCATCTGATAACTTTAGTACATCAATACAGTACCCGAATTAGCAACTCTAAG GTGCCCAGGGTAGCAACATTGGAGCCTGTATTGGAGAACCAGCTACCCCCA CCTTGCCAAGTTCCTGTAGACCTTGTTGACAAATTGGAGAGACTAGCCCTGGTTGATTTCCGCAACCAGGAGGGGCTGGCCTGTCTGGAGAAAGCCATCCGATTTGCAGATCAGCTCCATGTTGTTGACACAGATGGGGTTGACCCAATGGATTCAGTTCTGGAGGAAAG GGCACTGTATCTGAGGGAGGATGCCGTGGCAGAGGGGAACTGTGCAGAGGAACTGCTCCAGCTCTCCAAAAACACAGTGGAGGAGTACTTTGTGGCACCGCCAG GTAACATTCCACTAccgaagagagatgagagagctgCCATGTTGAAGCACTCTGAGATCTGA
- the LOC139576686 gene encoding serine/arginine-rich splicing factor 9-like — protein sequence MADGRIYVGNLPADVQERDIEDIFFKYGKIRDIELKNNRGTIPFAFVRFEDPRDAEDAVYGRNGYGFGDCKLRVEHPRSASSKFNGSMGGSGRGSGDGGPGGPKGRFGPPTRRSEFRVIVTGLPPTGSWQDLKDHMREAGDVCFTDVQRDGEGVVEFLRREDMEYAMRRLDRTEFRSHQGETSSIRVHGEMGASRGRSRSRSRSRGRYSPAYQGRGSPPPRYQSPPARRLSRHSPPPRRSSAAHRSPSSRSPPPRHYR from the exons ATGGCAGATGGCAGGATCTACGTGGGTAACCTTCCAGCTGATGTGCAAGAGAGGGACATTGAGGATATATTCTTCAAATATGGCAAAATCAGAGACATTGAGTTGAAGAACAACAGAGGCACTATTCCCTTTGCCTTTGTGCGCTTTGAAGATCCACG GGATGCCGAGGATGCAGTCTATGGGAGGAATGGTTATGGATTTGGAGACTGCAAGCTTCGCGTTGAGCACCCTCGCTCTGCCTCCTCTAAATTCAACGGTTCTATGGGTGGTAGTGGtcgagggagtggggacggaggtcCCGGTGGTCCTAAAGGGAGGTTTGGGCCTCCTACTCGGAGATCAGAGTTCAGAGTTATTGTGACTG GCCTGCCTCCGACTGGGAGCTGGCAAGACTTGAAAGATCACATGAGGGAGGCTGGAGATGTTTGTTTCACAGATGTTCAGCGGGATGGGGAAGGGGTGGTGGAGTTCCTGCGCAGAGAGGACATGGAGTATGCCATGCGGCGCCTGGACAGGACAGAGTTCAGATCACACCAG GGGGAGACTTCATCTATCCGAGTCCATGGAGAGATGGGGGCCAGCAGAGGACGCTCGCGGTCCCGTTCCAGATCCAGGGGACGGTACTCACCCGCTTATCAAGGTCGCGGCTCTCCACCCCCTCGTTATCAGTCGCCCCCTGCTCGCAGATTGTCTCGCCATAGCCCCCCTCCACGTCGCTCCTCTGCAGCACACCGTAGCCCATCAAGCCGCAGCCCACCCCCTCGTCACTACCGATAG
- the LOC139576688 gene encoding polyubiquitin-like: MELTITLLNGNSLPLKVQPHTTVGSLKSLIKQHFEVPTTKQRLVGVNGSNISLSDDSKTLSDYGLHSGSKVMVLITEPAPIQVFLKNEKGQTHTYDVVPGETVTQFKAKVQNKEGVPANQQRLIHEGRQLEDGQRLEYYNITNQSTIHLTLRLRGG; encoded by the coding sequence ATGGAACTCACTATAACACTTTTGAACGGGAACTCACTTCCCCTGAAGGTTCAGCCACACACCACCGTGGGGTCTCTCAAGAGTTTGATTAAACAACACTTTGAAGTGCCCACAACAAAGCAGAGGCTGGTAGGTGTCAATGGGAGCAACATCAGTCTCAGCGATGATTCAAAAACTTTGAGCGACTATGGCCTGCATTCAGGATCTAAAGTGATGGTGCTGATTACGGAGCCCGCTCCTATCCAGGTGTTCCTGAAAAACGAAAAGGGCCAGACACACACATATGATGTGGTGCCTGGTGAGACTGTAACCCAGTTCAAAGCCAAGGTACAAAACAAGGAGGGAGTCCCTGCCAACCAACAGAGGCTGATTCATGAGGGTAGGCAGCTGGAGGATGGCCAGAGGCTGGAGTACTACAACATCACAAACCAAAGCACCATCCATCTGACGCTCCGTCTAAGGGGAGGCTGA
- the LOC139576690 gene encoding polyubiquitin-like, whose protein sequence is MELTITLLNGNSLPLKVQPHTTVGSLKSLIKQHFEVPTTKQRLVGVNGSNISLSDDSKTLSDYGLHSGSKVMVLITEPAPIQVFLKNEKGQTHTYDVVPGETVTQFKAKVQNKEGVPANQQRLIHEGRQLEDGQRLEYYNITNQSTIHLTLRLRGG, encoded by the coding sequence ATGGAACTCACTATAACACTTTTGAACGGGAACTCACTTCCCCTGAAGGTTCAGCCACACACCACCGTGGGGTCTCTCAAGAGTTTGATTAAACAACACTTTGAAGTGCCCACAACAAAGCAGAGGCTGGTAGGTGTCAATGGGAGCAACATCAGTCTCAGCGATGATTCAAAAACTTTGAGCGACTATGGCCTGCATTCAGGATCTAAAGTGATGGTGCTGATTACAGAGCCCGCTCCTATCCAGGTGTTCCTGAAAAACGAAAAGGGCCAGACACACACATATGATGTGGTGCCTGGTGAGACTGTAACCCAGTTCAAAGCCAAGGTACAAAACAAGGAGGGAGTCCCTGCCAACCAACAGAGGCTGATTCATGAGGGTAGGCAGCTGGAGGATGGCCAGAGGCTGGAGTACTACAACATCACAAACCAAAGCACCATCCATCTGACGCTCCGTCTAAGGGGAGGCTGA